A part of Streptomyces sp. NBC_01235 genomic DNA contains:
- a CDS encoding sugar transferase, protein MTAPPMPGRRRAGAVSPKAPTALPGGPGGGGRVPRRRSYRGKRMLDLVVVGLIIVPAALLCAIAALAHLLAHGRPVLFRQQRVGRDSHPFVLLKLRTMRNVPCGSERPGDADPARVTAVGRVLRRTSLDELPQLVNVLRGEMSLVGPRPTLPYQVGRYTGRQRLRLLATPGLTGLAQVHGRQRLSWPERIEWDLRYVRHQSFWLDLAILVLTVWTVLARGGATVGHDNDPIAGRPERMLSGA, encoded by the coding sequence ATGACCGCCCCGCCCATGCCGGGCCGGCGCCGGGCAGGCGCGGTGAGCCCGAAGGCGCCCACCGCGCTTCCCGGCGGCCCCGGGGGCGGCGGCCGGGTGCCTCGCCGAAGGTCGTACCGCGGCAAGCGAATGCTGGACCTGGTCGTGGTCGGCCTGATCATCGTGCCGGCCGCGCTGCTCTGCGCGATCGCCGCGCTGGCGCACCTGCTCGCGCATGGCAGACCCGTCCTGTTCCGGCAGCAGCGGGTCGGCCGCGACAGCCACCCGTTCGTCCTGCTGAAACTGCGTACGATGCGCAATGTTCCGTGCGGCTCGGAGAGACCAGGAGACGCCGATCCGGCCCGGGTGACCGCGGTCGGACGGGTGCTGCGCCGCACGTCCCTCGACGAGTTGCCCCAGCTGGTCAATGTGCTGCGTGGAGAGATGAGCCTGGTAGGGCCTCGGCCGACGCTGCCCTACCAGGTAGGCCGGTACACCGGTCGTCAGCGGCTGCGGCTGCTGGCCACCCCCGGCCTGACCGGCCTGGCGCAAGTGCACGGGCGACAGCGCCTGAGCTGGCCGGAGCGCATCGAGTGGGATCTGCGTTACGTCCGCCACCAGAGCTTCTGGCTCGACCTGGCCATCTTGGTCCTCACCGTCTGGACGGTCCTGGCCAGGGGCGGCGCCACCGTCGGCCATGACAACGATCCGATCGCCGGCAGACCAGAAAGGATGCTCTCAGGTGCCTGA
- a CDS encoding SDR family NAD(P)-dependent oxidoreductase, translated as MRAALDAIAWTCGLLIAGLTSRSDSDPLVGPGDLVIVCAVTGTAVVLAGTVCGLYSGRHQAENGAELSAVLVSAGLTALLLEGICLAELPLVGGRPATAGLAALVGVLATITVRAAVAAIQRRPRRPAPTAIKVIVFGAGSAGTQLVQRLVGQPGAQYQPVALLDDDPGKRRLRICGIRVRGGRERLAEVAAETGATVMVIAIAGGCRDGQVIRELITLAESIGLITKVIPRVEELVAGPARIDDVRDPRITQLLGREPIRLDLKSAAGHFAGRRILVTGAGGSIGSELCRQLHRLGPESLVMLDRDESALHAIQLALHGRALLDSEEVVLADITDASRITEVFAHARPEIVFHTAAVKHLPLLERYPGEALKTNVTGTLNVLQAAAACGVRSFVNVSTDKAADPVSVLGTSKRITERLTAHMADEFPGTWVSVRFGNVLGSRGSLLGSLSAQIAAGGPVTVTHPQVARYFMTATEAVQLVLQAVAVGESGEVLVLDMGDQVRIVDLARRMADAASRPVEIVFTGLRPGEKLIEDLLGDGEPDHRPRHPLVRQVPVPALDAGEVTGIGHLTDPDEVRAALALLAAAPGPEQPAGRAVLHGQPGRAEASR; from the coding sequence GTGCGAGCCGCCTTAGACGCGATCGCCTGGACGTGCGGCCTGTTGATTGCCGGCCTGACCAGTCGCAGCGACTCCGACCCGCTCGTCGGACCCGGCGATCTGGTCATCGTCTGTGCTGTCACAGGGACAGCGGTGGTACTGGCCGGGACTGTGTGTGGGCTCTACTCCGGGCGCCATCAGGCGGAGAACGGCGCGGAGTTGAGCGCGGTGCTGGTCTCCGCCGGGCTGACCGCGCTGCTTCTGGAGGGCATCTGCCTGGCAGAGCTCCCCCTGGTGGGCGGCAGACCGGCCACGGCCGGCCTCGCCGCCCTGGTCGGCGTGCTTGCCACGATCACCGTGCGGGCCGCAGTCGCGGCCATCCAGCGCAGGCCGAGACGGCCCGCCCCGACCGCCATCAAGGTGATCGTGTTCGGCGCGGGCAGCGCCGGAACGCAACTGGTGCAGCGGCTGGTCGGTCAGCCGGGCGCCCAGTACCAACCGGTTGCCCTGCTGGATGACGACCCCGGCAAGCGGCGACTGCGGATCTGCGGTATCCGAGTGCGCGGCGGGCGGGAGCGGCTCGCCGAGGTCGCTGCGGAGACCGGGGCGACGGTCATGGTCATCGCCATTGCCGGCGGGTGCCGTGACGGCCAGGTCATTCGTGAACTGATCACACTGGCCGAGTCGATCGGCCTGATCACCAAGGTGATTCCGCGCGTCGAGGAACTGGTCGCGGGACCGGCGCGGATCGACGACGTCCGCGACCCACGGATCACTCAGCTGCTGGGTCGCGAGCCGATCCGACTGGACCTGAAGTCGGCTGCCGGTCATTTCGCCGGACGCCGCATCCTTGTCACCGGCGCCGGCGGCTCGATCGGTTCTGAGCTGTGCCGCCAGTTGCACCGGTTGGGTCCCGAGTCGCTGGTGATGCTCGACCGGGACGAATCAGCTCTGCACGCGATCCAGCTCGCGCTGCACGGCCGCGCACTGCTCGATTCCGAAGAGGTCGTGCTCGCCGACATCACGGATGCCTCCCGCATCACCGAGGTCTTCGCCCACGCCCGCCCCGAGATCGTGTTCCACACGGCGGCCGTGAAACATCTTCCGCTGCTCGAGCGGTATCCGGGCGAGGCGCTGAAGACGAACGTGACCGGCACGCTGAACGTGCTGCAAGCGGCTGCGGCCTGCGGTGTGCGGTCGTTCGTGAACGTCTCCACCGACAAGGCGGCCGACCCGGTGAGTGTCCTCGGCACCTCCAAGCGGATCACCGAGCGGCTCACCGCGCACATGGCCGATGAGTTCCCCGGGACCTGGGTGTCTGTCAGGTTCGGCAACGTCCTGGGCAGCCGGGGTTCGCTGCTCGGCTCGCTGTCCGCGCAGATCGCTGCGGGCGGCCCGGTCACCGTGACTCACCCGCAGGTCGCCCGTTACTTCATGACAGCCACTGAAGCCGTCCAACTGGTGCTGCAGGCCGTGGCAGTCGGGGAGAGCGGTGAGGTCCTCGTCCTCGACATGGGAGACCAGGTCCGCATCGTCGACCTCGCCCGCCGTATGGCCGACGCGGCATCGCGGCCCGTCGAGATCGTCTTCACCGGGCTGCGGCCCGGCGAAAAGCTGATCGAGGATTTGCTGGGCGATGGGGAACCGGACCACCGGCCGAGGCATCCGCTGGTCAGACAGGTGCCGGTGCCCGCACTCGACGCCGGTGAGGTCACCGGTATCGGTCACCTCACCGATCCCGATGAGGTACGCGCCGCGCTGGCGCTCCTCGCCGCCGCGCCCGGCCCCGAGCAGCCGGCCGGCCGGGCCGTGCTGCATGGCCAGCCCGGAAGAGCGGAGGCCAGCAGATGA
- a CDS encoding DUF4012 domain-containing protein, with the protein MILWVAAAVGLLSAASAGCLLWEVRAVQSDLAAAQVATERMRTEMVRHRRPSAEVLGFIQKHTAAARRAATTPVWGLAEELPLMGPPLRSARGLSVAADEMATGVLPEAVRLQQMFASGQIVHNDRVDLRRLSETTDLLGNVHRQLTRIQTRLSGLPGSTAVQRLDTARQRLSDRVASLSGSVSKAEATTRLLMPVLGASGPRSYFFAFQNNAEARGTGGLVGTFGILTADRGRITLHDFASDDALPYTAAPVANFGPAFDRRYGPAESTQGLANSNLSAHFPFAAQIWVGLWQRHTGRRLDGAIATDPVGLAQVLKATGPVQLPDGKRLTAANTVELTESTLYASYNNAERKRFLVQVAQSVAAALLNRHPDSLALLQALRQNADDGRLRVWSRDASTESALEEAGLSGEVPETKGPFAHLVVNNSAGNKMDYYLRRSLTYELGPCEGGTRASTVRIRLTNAAPAAGLPAFVALRSDDPEHPHPPGSTRIWLSLYASSGARFTGGTLDGQQLLLSSTQERGHLVLDAQVELLPGQTREVDVRLLEPASERSPVVPVQPLARPQTTKVLVQPCAK; encoded by the coding sequence GTGATCCTCTGGGTTGCCGCAGCTGTCGGTCTGTTGTCCGCCGCGTCGGCCGGTTGCCTGCTGTGGGAGGTCCGCGCGGTCCAGAGCGATCTTGCCGCGGCCCAGGTGGCGACCGAACGAATGCGTACGGAGATGGTCCGGCATCGCCGGCCCTCGGCCGAGGTGCTGGGCTTCATCCAGAAACACACAGCGGCCGCCCGGAGGGCGGCAACCACGCCGGTGTGGGGCCTGGCCGAGGAGCTCCCACTGATGGGCCCACCGCTCCGTTCTGCCCGGGGGCTGAGTGTCGCCGCCGATGAGATGGCCACCGGAGTGCTGCCGGAGGCGGTGCGACTGCAGCAGATGTTCGCGTCCGGCCAGATTGTGCACAATGATCGTGTGGACCTCCGTCGGCTTTCGGAGACGACGGACCTGCTGGGGAATGTGCACCGGCAACTGACCCGAATCCAGACGAGATTGAGTGGCCTGCCCGGCTCGACGGCGGTCCAACGCCTTGATACGGCACGGCAGCGGCTGTCCGACCGAGTGGCGAGCCTTTCCGGCTCGGTCTCCAAGGCGGAGGCGACGACGCGGCTGCTGATGCCTGTTCTGGGTGCCTCGGGGCCACGCTCCTACTTTTTCGCCTTCCAGAACAATGCCGAGGCCCGGGGCACCGGTGGGCTCGTCGGCACCTTCGGCATCCTGACTGCCGACCGTGGCCGCATCACTTTGCACGACTTCGCGTCGGATGACGCGCTGCCGTACACCGCCGCCCCCGTGGCGAACTTCGGACCGGCTTTCGACCGTCGGTACGGACCTGCTGAGAGCACGCAGGGGCTGGCCAATTCCAATCTGTCCGCTCATTTTCCCTTTGCGGCGCAGATCTGGGTGGGACTGTGGCAGCGGCATACGGGCCGGCGACTCGACGGGGCCATCGCGACCGATCCCGTAGGACTCGCCCAAGTCCTCAAAGCCACGGGGCCGGTCCAACTTCCGGACGGGAAACGGCTGACGGCGGCGAACACCGTAGAACTCACCGAGAGCACCCTCTACGCGTCGTACAACAACGCCGAACGCAAACGTTTCCTGGTGCAGGTCGCACAGTCCGTCGCTGCCGCCCTGCTGAATCGCCACCCCGATTCGCTGGCCCTCCTCCAGGCGCTGCGGCAGAACGCCGATGACGGCCGACTGCGTGTGTGGAGCAGAGACGCCTCCACCGAGTCGGCGCTGGAAGAAGCGGGGCTGTCAGGCGAAGTCCCCGAGACAAAGGGACCCTTCGCACATCTCGTGGTCAACAATTCCGCGGGCAACAAGATGGACTACTATCTGCGCCGTTCGCTGACCTACGAACTCGGTCCTTGCGAAGGCGGTACCCGTGCCAGCACGGTACGGATCAGGCTGACCAATGCCGCTCCCGCAGCGGGTCTGCCTGCCTTCGTCGCTCTCCGTTCCGACGATCCCGAGCACCCACACCCGCCGGGGTCCACACGGATCTGGCTCTCGCTGTACGCCAGTTCCGGTGCGCGATTCACCGGTGGGACCCTGGACGGGCAGCAGCTTCTGCTGTCGTCGACCCAGGAGCGCGGTCACCTGGTACTGGACGCACAGGTGGAACTCCTGCCCGGTCAGACGCGAGAGGTGGATGTTCGTCTGCTGGAACCGGCTTCGGAGCGCTCCCCCGTGGTCCCCGTGCAGCCGTTGGCACGGCCGCAGACCACCAAGGTGCTTGTCCAACCGTGCGCGAAGTAG
- a CDS encoding P1 family peptidase — MTVDALTDVAGLRVGHATRTGDGWLTGTTVVLAPEGGAVAAVDVRGGGPGTKETDALDPRNLVQRVEAIVLTGGSAYGLDAASGVMAWLEEQGRGVLVGPDPAHVVPVVPAACVFDLGRGGDFRARPDAATGRAAVEAAAASEPGARVREGCVGAGTGAAVGPMKGGVGTAAIVLDSGITVAALVVANAVGSVLDPETGVLYGELFQGRVAYPEAQVHEAARRRLAESAVRNASPLLNTTLAVVATDADLSKAQAHKLAGTAHDGIARAVRPVHMLNDGDTVFSLATGARPLDPDRPLALNDILAAGADMVTRAIVRAVRAAESVDGPGGLWPSYEELYGGR, encoded by the coding sequence ATGACAGTTGACGCTCTGACGGACGTCGCCGGTCTGCGGGTGGGACACGCCACGCGCACCGGCGACGGTTGGCTCACCGGCACCACGGTCGTCCTCGCGCCGGAGGGCGGCGCCGTGGCCGCAGTGGACGTGCGCGGCGGAGGTCCCGGCACGAAGGAGACCGACGCCCTGGATCCACGCAACCTGGTGCAGCGGGTCGAGGCGATCGTGCTGACCGGGGGCAGCGCCTACGGGCTCGACGCGGCGTCCGGGGTGATGGCCTGGCTGGAGGAGCAGGGGCGCGGGGTGCTCGTGGGTCCCGACCCCGCGCACGTCGTGCCGGTGGTGCCTGCCGCCTGCGTCTTCGACCTGGGCCGGGGCGGTGACTTCCGGGCCCGCCCGGACGCGGCCACCGGCCGGGCGGCGGTCGAGGCGGCAGCGGCGAGCGAGCCCGGTGCGCGGGTGCGGGAAGGGTGCGTGGGCGCCGGAACGGGCGCGGCGGTCGGCCCGATGAAGGGCGGGGTCGGCACCGCCGCCATCGTCCTCGACTCGGGGATCACGGTGGCCGCGCTGGTGGTGGCCAACGCAGTGGGGTCGGTGCTGGATCCGGAAACGGGGGTGCTGTACGGGGAGTTGTTCCAGGGGCGGGTGGCGTACCCGGAGGCGCAGGTGCACGAGGCCGCGCGCCGGCGGCTCGCCGAGAGTGCGGTGAGGAACGCGTCTCCCCTGCTCAACACCACGCTCGCGGTGGTCGCCACCGACGCCGATCTGTCGAAGGCGCAGGCGCACAAGCTCGCGGGCACGGCGCACGACGGGATCGCGCGCGCCGTACGACCGGTCCACATGCTCAACGACGGGGACACGGTCTTCTCCCTGGCCACGGGCGCCCGCCCACTCGACCCCGACCGCCCACTCGCCCTGAACGACATCCTCGCGGCAGGCGCGGACATGGTGACGCGCGCGATCGTACGAGCCGTCCGCGCGGCCGAATCGGTGGACGGACCGGGCGGCCTGTGGCCCTCCTACGAGGAGTTGTACGGGGGCCGGTGA